A single region of the Peromyscus eremicus chromosome 16_21, PerEre_H2_v1, whole genome shotgun sequence genome encodes:
- the LOC131926429 gene encoding keratin-associated protein 10-9-like isoform X7: protein MAASTMSVCSDACTNSSWQVDDCPESCCEPTCCTSCCAPAPCITLVCTPVSCVSSPCCQSSCNSCCTPSCCQQSSCQPDCCTCSPCQPSCCVPVCCKPVCCVPVCCGASSSCCQQSSCEPSCCSSSCCQPSCCVPVCCKPVCCTPICSGSSSCCQQSSCQPSCCQSSCCAPVCCKPVCCKPVCCKPVCCKPCSSVSLLCRPVCRPACCVPTSSCCASSCQPSCCKSCSSVSMLCHPACSRQVSCSLSSGQKSSC, encoded by the exons ATGGCCGCctccaccatgtctgtctgctccGACGCTTGTACTAACTCCTCCTGGCAGGTGGATGACTGCCCAGAGAGCTGCTGTGAGCCTACCTGCTGT ACCAGCTGCTGTGCCCCAGCCCCCTGCATTACTCTTGTCTGTACCCCAGTGAGCTGTGTGTCCAGTCCCTGCTGCCAATCTTCCTGCAACAGCTGCTGCACACCCTCATGCTGCCAACAGTCTAGCTGCCAGCCCGATTGCTGCACCTGCTCCCCCTGCCAGCCTTCCTGCTGTGTGCCCGTTTGTTGCAAGCCTGTCTGCTGTGTGCCAGTCTGCTGTGGAGCTTCCTCCTCATGCTGCCAGCAGTCTAGCTGTGAGCCCTCTTGCTGC TCCTCCTCATGCTGCCAGCCATCCTGCTGTGtgcctgtctgctgcaagcctgtctgctgcaCACCCATCTGCTCTGGATCCTCCTCATGCTGCCAGCAGTCTAGCTGCCAGCCCTCATGCTGTCAATCCTCCTGCTGTGCTcctgtctgctgcaagcctgtctgctgcaagcctgtctgctgcaagcctgtctgctgcaagccctgctccaGTGTGTCCCTGCTCTGCCGCCCTGTGTGCAGACCTGCCTGCTGTGTGCCCACCTCCTCCTGCTGTGCCTCCtcctgccagcccagctgctgcaaGTCCTGCTCCAGCGTGTCCATGCTCTGCCACCCAGCCTGCTCTAGACAAGTCAGCTGTAGCCTCTCTTCTGGCCAGAAGTCCAGCTGCTGA
- the LOC131926429 gene encoding keratin-associated protein 10-2-like isoform X5 encodes MAASTMSVCSDACTNSSWQVDDCPESCCEPTCCAPSYCAPSCCQPSCCVPSCCQPSCCVPTPCITLVCTPVSCVSSPCCQSSCNSCCTPSCCQQSSCQPDCCTCSPCQPSCCVPVCCKPVCCVPVCCGASSSCCQQSSCEPSCCTCSPCQPSCCEPTCCEPLCCEPVCCTPICSGSSSCCQPSCCVPPVCCKPCSSVSLLCRPVCRPACCVPTSSCCASSCQPSCCKSCSSVSMLCHPACSRQVSCSLSSGQKSSC; translated from the exons ATGGCCGCctccaccatgtctgtctgctccGACGCTTGTACTAACTCCTCCTGGCAGGTGGATGACTGCCCAGAGAGCTGCTGTGAGCCTACCTGCTGTGCCCCCAGCTACTGTGcccccagctgctgccagcccagctgctgtgtgCCCAGTTGCTGCCAACCCAGCTGCTGTGTGCCCA CCCCCTGCATTACTCTTGTCTGTACCCCAGTGAGCTGTGTGTCCAGTCCCTGCTGCCAATCTTCCTGCAACAGCTGCTGCACACCCTCATGCTGCCAACAGTCTAGCTGCCAGCCCGATTGCTGCACCTGCTCCCCCTGCCAGCCTTCCTGCTGTGTGCCCGTTTGTTGCAAGCCTGTCTGCTGTGTGCCAGTCTGCTGTGGAGCTTCCTCCTCATGCTGCCAGCAGTCTAGCTGTGAGCCCTCTTGCTGCACCTGCTCCCCCTGCCAGCCGTCCTGCTGTGAACCCACATGCTGTGAGCCTTTGTGTTGTGAACCTGTCTGCTGCACGCCTATCTGCTCTGGATCCTCCTCATGCTGCCAGCCATCCTGCTGTGtgcct cctgtctgctgcaagccctgctccaGTGTGTCCCTGCTCTGCCGCCCTGTGTGCAGACCTGCCTGCTGTGTGCCCACCTCCTCCTGCTGTGCCTCCtcctgccagcccagctgctgcaaGTCCTGCTCCAGCGTGTCCATGCTCTGCCACCCAGCCTGCTCTAGACAAGTCAGCTGTAGCCTCTCTTCTGGCCAGAAGTCCAGCTGCTGA
- the LOC131926429 gene encoding keratin-associated protein 10-3-like isoform X12, with the protein MAASTMSVCSDACTNSSWQVDDCPESCCEPTCCAPSYCAPSCCQPSCCVPSCCQPSCCVPTPCITLVCTPVSCVSSPCCQSSCNSCCTPSCCQQSSCQPDCCTCSPCQPSCCVPVCCKPVCCVPVCCGPLCCEPVCCTPICSGSSSCCQPSCCVPPVCCKPCSSVSLLCRPVCRPACCVPTSSCCASSCQPSCCKSCSSVSMLCHPACSRQVSCSLSSGQKSSC; encoded by the exons ATGGCCGCctccaccatgtctgtctgctccGACGCTTGTACTAACTCCTCCTGGCAGGTGGATGACTGCCCAGAGAGCTGCTGTGAGCCTACCTGCTGTGCCCCCAGCTACTGTGcccccagctgctgccagcccagctgctgtgtgCCCAGTTGCTGCCAACCCAGCTGCTGTGTGCCCA CCCCCTGCATTACTCTTGTCTGTACCCCAGTGAGCTGTGTGTCCAGTCCCTGCTGCCAATCTTCCTGCAACAGCTGCTGCACACCCTCATGCTGCCAACAGTCTAGCTGCCAGCCCGATTGCTGCACCTGCTCCCCCTGCCAGCCTTCCTGCTGTGTGCCCGTTTGTTGCAAGCCTGTCTGCTGTGTGCCAGTCTGCTGTGGA CCTTTGTGTTGTGAACCTGTCTGCTGCACGCCTATCTGCTCTGGATCCTCCTCATGCTGCCAGCCATCCTGCTGTGtgcct cctgtctgctgcaagccctgctccaGTGTGTCCCTGCTCTGCCGCCCTGTGTGCAGACCTGCCTGCTGTGTGCCCACCTCCTCCTGCTGTGCCTCCtcctgccagcccagctgctgcaaGTCCTGCTCCAGCGTGTCCATGCTCTGCCACCCAGCCTGCTCTAGACAAGTCAGCTGTAGCCTCTCTTCTGGCCAGAAGTCCAGCTGCTGA
- the LOC131926429 gene encoding keratin-associated protein 10-9-like isoform X2, producing the protein MAASTMSVCSDACTNSSWQVDDCPESCCEPTCCAPSYCAPSCCQPSCCVPSCCQPTPCITLVCTPVSCVSSPCCQSSCNSCCTPSCCQQSSCQPDCCTCSPCQPSCCVPVCCKPVCCVPVCCGASSSCCQQSSCEPSCCTCSPCQPSCCEPTCCEPLCCEPVCCTPICSGSSSCCQPSCCVPVCCKPVCCTPICSGSSSCCQPVCCKPVCCKPCSSVSLLCRPVCRPACCVPTSSCCASSCQPSCCKSCSSVSMLCHPACSRQVSCSLSSGQKSSC; encoded by the exons ATGGCCGCctccaccatgtctgtctgctccGACGCTTGTACTAACTCCTCCTGGCAGGTGGATGACTGCCCAGAGAGCTGCTGTGAGCCTACCTGCTGTGCCCCCAGCTACTGTGcccccagctgctgccagcccagctgctgtgtgCCCAGTTGCTGCCAACCCA CCCCCTGCATTACTCTTGTCTGTACCCCAGTGAGCTGTGTGTCCAGTCCCTGCTGCCAATCTTCCTGCAACAGCTGCTGCACACCCTCATGCTGCCAACAGTCTAGCTGCCAGCCCGATTGCTGCACCTGCTCCCCCTGCCAGCCTTCCTGCTGTGTGCCCGTTTGTTGCAAGCCTGTCTGCTGTGTGCCAGTCTGCTGTGGAGCTTCCTCCTCATGCTGCCAGCAGTCTAGCTGTGAGCCCTCTTGCTGCACCTGCTCCCCCTGCCAGCCGTCCTGCTGTGAACCCACATGCTGTGAGCCTTTGTGTTGTGAACCTGTCTGCTGCACGCCTATCTGCTCTGGATCCTCCTCATGCTGCCAGCCATCCTGCTGTGtgcctgtctgctgcaagcctgtctgctgcaCACCCATCTGCTCTGGATCCTCCTCATGCTGCC agcctgtctgctgcaagcctgtctgctgcaagccctgctccaGTGTGTCCCTGCTCTGCCGCCCTGTGTGCAGACCTGCCTGCTGTGTGCCCACCTCCTCCTGCTGTGCCTCCtcctgccagcccagctgctgcaaGTCCTGCTCCAGCGTGTCCATGCTCTGCCACCCAGCCTGCTCTAGACAAGTCAGCTGTAGCCTCTCTTCTGGCCAGAAGTCCAGCTGCTGA
- the LOC131926429 gene encoding keratin-associated protein 10-2-like isoform X6: MAASTMSVCSDACTNSSWQVDDCPESCCEPTCCAPSYCPSCCVPSCCQPSCCQTSCCAPAPCITLVCTPVSCVSSPCCQSSCNSCCTPSCCQQSSCQPDCCTCSPCQPSCCVPVCCKPVCCVPVCCGASSSCCQQSSCEPSCCTCSPCQPSCCEPTCCEPLCCEPVCCTPICSGSSSCCQPSCCVPPVCCKPCSSVSLLCRPVCRPACCVPTSSCCASSCQPSCCKSCSSVSMLCHPACSRQVSCSLSSGQKSSC; encoded by the exons ATGGCCGCctccaccatgtctgtctgctccGACGCTTGTACTAACTCCTCCTGGCAGGTGGATGACTGCCCAGAGAGCTGCTGTGAGCCTACCTGCTGTGCCCCCAGCTACTGT cccagctgctgtgtgcccagttgctgccagcccagctgctgccagACCAGCTGCTGTGCCCCAGCCCCCTGCATTACTCTTGTCTGTACCCCAGTGAGCTGTGTGTCCAGTCCCTGCTGCCAATCTTCCTGCAACAGCTGCTGCACACCCTCATGCTGCCAACAGTCTAGCTGCCAGCCCGATTGCTGCACCTGCTCCCCCTGCCAGCCTTCCTGCTGTGTGCCCGTTTGTTGCAAGCCTGTCTGCTGTGTGCCAGTCTGCTGTGGAGCTTCCTCCTCATGCTGCCAGCAGTCTAGCTGTGAGCCCTCTTGCTGCACCTGCTCCCCCTGCCAGCCGTCCTGCTGTGAACCCACATGCTGTGAGCCTTTGTGTTGTGAACCTGTCTGCTGCACGCCTATCTGCTCTGGATCCTCCTCATGCTGCCAGCCATCCTGCTGTGtgcct cctgtctgctgcaagccctgctccaGTGTGTCCCTGCTCTGCCGCCCTGTGTGCAGACCTGCCTGCTGTGTGCCCACCTCCTCCTGCTGTGCCTCCtcctgccagcccagctgctgcaaGTCCTGCTCCAGCGTGTCCATGCTCTGCCACCCAGCCTGCTCTAGACAAGTCAGCTGTAGCCTCTCTTCTGGCCAGAAGTCCAGCTGCTGA
- the LOC131926429 gene encoding keratin-associated protein 10-9-like isoform X9 has protein sequence MAASTMSVCSDACTNSSWQVDDCPESCCEPTCCPSCCVPSCCQPSCCQTSCCAPAPCITLVCTPVSCVSSPCCQSSCNSCCTPSCCQQSSCQPDCCTCSPCQPSCCVPVCCKPVCCVPVCCGASSSCCQQSSCEPSCCTCSPCQPSCCEPTCCEPLCCEPVCCTPICSGSSSCCQPSCCVPPVCCKPCSSVSLLCRPVCRPACCVPTSSCCASSCQPSCCKSCSSVSMLCHPACSRQVSCSLSSGQKSSC, from the exons ATGGCCGCctccaccatgtctgtctgctccGACGCTTGTACTAACTCCTCCTGGCAGGTGGATGACTGCCCAGAGAGCTGCTGTGAGCCTACCTGCTGT cccagctgctgtgtgcccagttgctgccagcccagctgctgccagACCAGCTGCTGTGCCCCAGCCCCCTGCATTACTCTTGTCTGTACCCCAGTGAGCTGTGTGTCCAGTCCCTGCTGCCAATCTTCCTGCAACAGCTGCTGCACACCCTCATGCTGCCAACAGTCTAGCTGCCAGCCCGATTGCTGCACCTGCTCCCCCTGCCAGCCTTCCTGCTGTGTGCCCGTTTGTTGCAAGCCTGTCTGCTGTGTGCCAGTCTGCTGTGGAGCTTCCTCCTCATGCTGCCAGCAGTCTAGCTGTGAGCCCTCTTGCTGCACCTGCTCCCCCTGCCAGCCGTCCTGCTGTGAACCCACATGCTGTGAGCCTTTGTGTTGTGAACCTGTCTGCTGCACGCCTATCTGCTCTGGATCCTCCTCATGCTGCCAGCCATCCTGCTGTGtgcct cctgtctgctgcaagccctgctccaGTGTGTCCCTGCTCTGCCGCCCTGTGTGCAGACCTGCCTGCTGTGTGCCCACCTCCTCCTGCTGTGCCTCCtcctgccagcccagctgctgcaaGTCCTGCTCCAGCGTGTCCATGCTCTGCCACCCAGCCTGCTCTAGACAAGTCAGCTGTAGCCTCTCTTCTGGCCAGAAGTCCAGCTGCTGA
- the LOC131926429 gene encoding keratin-associated protein 10-3-like isoform X13 — protein MAASTMSVCSDACTNSSWQVDDCPESCCEPTCCAPSYCTSCCAPAPCITLVCTPVSCVSSPCCQSSCNSCCTPSCCQQSSCQPDCCTCSPCQPSCCVPVCCKPVCCVPPSCCVPVCCKPVCCTPICSGSSSCCQQSSCQPSCCQSSCCAPPCSSVSLLCRPVCRPACCVPTSSCCASSCQPSCCKSCSSVSMLCHPACSRQVSCSLSSGQKSSC, from the exons ATGGCCGCctccaccatgtctgtctgctccGACGCTTGTACTAACTCCTCCTGGCAGGTGGATGACTGCCCAGAGAGCTGCTGTGAGCCTACCTGCTGTGCCCCCAGCTACTGT ACCAGCTGCTGTGCCCCAGCCCCCTGCATTACTCTTGTCTGTACCCCAGTGAGCTGTGTGTCCAGTCCCTGCTGCCAATCTTCCTGCAACAGCTGCTGCACACCCTCATGCTGCCAACAGTCTAGCTGCCAGCCCGATTGCTGCACCTGCTCCCCCTGCCAGCCTTCCTGCTGTGTGCCCGTTTGTTGCAAGCCTGTCTGCTGTGTGCCA CCATCCTGCTGTGtgcctgtctgctgcaagcctgtctgctgcaCACCCATCTGCTCTGGATCCTCCTCATGCTGCCAGCAGTCTAGCTGCCAGCCCTCATGCTGTCAATCCTCCTGCTGTGCTcct ccctgctccaGTGTGTCCCTGCTCTGCCGCCCTGTGTGCAGACCTGCCTGCTGTGTGCCCACCTCCTCCTGCTGTGCCTCCtcctgccagcccagctgctgcaaGTCCTGCTCCAGCGTGTCCATGCTCTGCCACCCAGCCTGCTCTAGACAAGTCAGCTGTAGCCTCTCTTCTGGCCAGAAGTCCAGCTGCTGA
- the LOC131926429 gene encoding keratin-associated protein 10-2-like isoform X1 has product MAASTMSVCSDACTNSSWQVDDCPESCCEPTCSATSCCAPAPCITLVCTPVSCVSSPCCQSSCNSCCTPSCCQQSSCQPDCCTCSPCQPSCCVPVCCKPVCCVPVCCGASSSCCQQSSCEPSCCTCSPCQPSCCEPTCCEPLCCEPVCCTPICSGSSSCCQPSCCVPVCCKPVCCTPICSGSSSCCQQSSCQPSCCQSSCCAPVCCKPVCCKPVCCKPVCCKPCSSVSLLCRPVCRPACCVPTSSCCASSCQPSCCKSCSSVSMLCHPACSRQVSCSLSSGQKSSC; this is encoded by the exons ATGGCCGCctccaccatgtctgtctgctccGACGCTTGTACTAACTCCTCCTGGCAGGTGGATGACTGCCCAGAGAGCTGCTGTGAGCCTACCTGCT ctgct ACCAGCTGCTGTGCCCCAGCCCCCTGCATTACTCTTGTCTGTACCCCAGTGAGCTGTGTGTCCAGTCCCTGCTGCCAATCTTCCTGCAACAGCTGCTGCACACCCTCATGCTGCCAACAGTCTAGCTGCCAGCCCGATTGCTGCACCTGCTCCCCCTGCCAGCCTTCCTGCTGTGTGCCCGTTTGTTGCAAGCCTGTCTGCTGTGTGCCAGTCTGCTGTGGAGCTTCCTCCTCATGCTGCCAGCAGTCTAGCTGTGAGCCCTCTTGCTGCACCTGCTCCCCCTGCCAGCCGTCCTGCTGTGAACCCACATGCTGTGAGCCTTTGTGTTGTGAACCTGTCTGCTGCACGCCTATCTGCTCTGGATCCTCCTCATGCTGCCAGCCATCCTGCTGTGtgcctgtctgctgcaagcctgtctgctgcaCACCCATCTGCTCTGGATCCTCCTCATGCTGCCAGCAGTCTAGCTGCCAGCCCTCATGCTGTCAATCCTCCTGCTGTGCTcctgtctgctgcaagcctgtctgctgcaagcctgtctgctgcaagcctgtctgctgcaagccctgctccaGTGTGTCCCTGCTCTGCCGCCCTGTGTGCAGACCTGCCTGCTGTGTGCCCACCTCCTCCTGCTGTGCCTCCtcctgccagcccagctgctgcaaGTCCTGCTCCAGCGTGTCCATGCTCTGCCACCCAGCCTGCTCTAGACAAGTCAGCTGTAGCCTCTCTTCTGGCCAGAAGTCCAGCTGCTGA
- the LOC131926429 gene encoding keratin-associated protein 10-9-like isoform X4, giving the protein MAASTMSVCSDACTNSSWQVDDCPESCCEPTCSPCITLVCTPVSCVSSPCCQSSCNSCCTPSCCQQSSCQPDCCTCSPCQPSCCVPVCCKPVCCVPVCCGASSSCCQQSSCEPSCCTCSPCQPSCCEPTCCEPLCCEPVCCTPICSGSSSCCQPSCCVPVCCKPVCCTPICSGSSSCCQQSSCQPSCCQSSCCAPPCSSVSLLCRPVCRPACCVPTSSCCASSCQPSCCKSCSSVSMLCHPACSRQVSCSLSSGQKSSC; this is encoded by the exons ATGGCCGCctccaccatgtctgtctgctccGACGCTTGTACTAACTCCTCCTGGCAGGTGGATGACTGCCCAGAGAGCTGCTGTGAGCCTACCTGCT CCCCCTGCATTACTCTTGTCTGTACCCCAGTGAGCTGTGTGTCCAGTCCCTGCTGCCAATCTTCCTGCAACAGCTGCTGCACACCCTCATGCTGCCAACAGTCTAGCTGCCAGCCCGATTGCTGCACCTGCTCCCCCTGCCAGCCTTCCTGCTGTGTGCCCGTTTGTTGCAAGCCTGTCTGCTGTGTGCCAGTCTGCTGTGGAGCTTCCTCCTCATGCTGCCAGCAGTCTAGCTGTGAGCCCTCTTGCTGCACCTGCTCCCCCTGCCAGCCGTCCTGCTGTGAACCCACATGCTGTGAGCCTTTGTGTTGTGAACCTGTCTGCTGCACGCCTATCTGCTCTGGATCCTCCTCATGCTGCCAGCCATCCTGCTGTGtgcctgtctgctgcaagcctgtctgctgcaCACCCATCTGCTCTGGATCCTCCTCATGCTGCCAGCAGTCTAGCTGCCAGCCCTCATGCTGTCAATCCTCCTGCTGTGCTcct ccctgctccaGTGTGTCCCTGCTCTGCCGCCCTGTGTGCAGACCTGCCTGCTGTGTGCCCACCTCCTCCTGCTGTGCCTCCtcctgccagcccagctgctgcaaGTCCTGCTCCAGCGTGTCCATGCTCTGCCACCCAGCCTGCTCTAGACAAGTCAGCTGTAGCCTCTCTTCTGGCCAGAAGTCCAGCTGCTGA
- the LOC131926429 gene encoding keratin-associated protein 10-2-like isoform X11, with the protein MAASTMSVCSDACTNSSWQVDDCPESCCEPTCCAPTPCITLVCTPVSCVSSPCCQSSCNSCCTPSCCQQSSCQPDCCTCSPCQPSCCVPVCCKPVCCVPVCCGASSSCCQQSSCEPSCCTCSPCQPSCCVPVCCKPVCCTPICSGSSSCCQQSSCQPSCCQSSCCAPPCSSVSLLCRPVCRPACCVPTSSCCASSCQPSCCKSCSSVSMLCHPACSRQVSCSLSSGQKSSC; encoded by the exons ATGGCCGCctccaccatgtctgtctgctccGACGCTTGTACTAACTCCTCCTGGCAGGTGGATGACTGCCCAGAGAGCTGCTGTGAGCCTACCTGCTGTGCCCCCA CCCCCTGCATTACTCTTGTCTGTACCCCAGTGAGCTGTGTGTCCAGTCCCTGCTGCCAATCTTCCTGCAACAGCTGCTGCACACCCTCATGCTGCCAACAGTCTAGCTGCCAGCCCGATTGCTGCACCTGCTCCCCCTGCCAGCCTTCCTGCTGTGTGCCCGTTTGTTGCAAGCCTGTCTGCTGTGTGCCAGTCTGCTGTGGAGCTTCCTCCTCATGCTGCCAGCAGTCTAGCTGTGAGCCCTCTTGCTGCACCTGCTCCCC CTGCCAGCCATCCTGCTGTGtgcctgtctgctgcaagcctgtctgctgcaCACCCATCTGCTCTGGATCCTCCTCATGCTGCCAGCAGTCTAGCTGCCAGCCCTCATGCTGTCAATCCTCCTGCTGTGCTcct ccctgctccaGTGTGTCCCTGCTCTGCCGCCCTGTGTGCAGACCTGCCTGCTGTGTGCCCACCTCCTCCTGCTGTGCCTCCtcctgccagcccagctgctgcaaGTCCTGCTCCAGCGTGTCCATGCTCTGCCACCCAGCCTGCTCTAGACAAGTCAGCTGTAGCCTCTCTTCTGGCCAGAAGTCCAGCTGCTGA
- the LOC131926429 gene encoding keratin-associated protein 10-11-like isoform X10, whose protein sequence is MAASTMSVCSDACTNSSWQVDDCPESCCEPTCCAPSYCAPSCCQPSCCVPTPCITLVCTPVSCVSSPCCQSSCNSCCTPSCCQQSSCQPDCCTCSPCQPSCCVPVCCKPVCCVPVCCGASSSCCQQSSCEPSCCTCSPCQPSCCEPTCCEPLCCEPVCCTPICSGSSSCCQPSCCVPPVCCKPCSSVSLLCRPVCRPACCVPTSSCCASSCQPSCCKSCSSVSMLCHPACSRQVSCSLSSGQKSSC, encoded by the exons ATGGCCGCctccaccatgtctgtctgctccGACGCTTGTACTAACTCCTCCTGGCAGGTGGATGACTGCCCAGAGAGCTGCTGTGAGCCTACCTGCTGTGCCCCCAGCTACTGTGcccccagctgctgccagcccagctgctgtgtgCCCA CCCCCTGCATTACTCTTGTCTGTACCCCAGTGAGCTGTGTGTCCAGTCCCTGCTGCCAATCTTCCTGCAACAGCTGCTGCACACCCTCATGCTGCCAACAGTCTAGCTGCCAGCCCGATTGCTGCACCTGCTCCCCCTGCCAGCCTTCCTGCTGTGTGCCCGTTTGTTGCAAGCCTGTCTGCTGTGTGCCAGTCTGCTGTGGAGCTTCCTCCTCATGCTGCCAGCAGTCTAGCTGTGAGCCCTCTTGCTGCACCTGCTCCCCCTGCCAGCCGTCCTGCTGTGAACCCACATGCTGTGAGCCTTTGTGTTGTGAACCTGTCTGCTGCACGCCTATCTGCTCTGGATCCTCCTCATGCTGCCAGCCATCCTGCTGTGtgcct cctgtctgctgcaagccctgctccaGTGTGTCCCTGCTCTGCCGCCCTGTGTGCAGACCTGCCTGCTGTGTGCCCACCTCCTCCTGCTGTGCCTCCtcctgccagcccagctgctgcaaGTCCTGCTCCAGCGTGTCCATGCTCTGCCACCCAGCCTGCTCTAGACAAGTCAGCTGTAGCCTCTCTTCTGGCCAGAAGTCCAGCTGCTGA
- the LOC131926429 gene encoding keratin-associated protein 10-8-like isoform X8 has product MAASTMSVCSDACTNSSWQVDDCPESCCEPTCCAPSYCAPSCCQPSCCVPSCCQPTPCITLVCTPVSCVSSPCCQSSCNSCCTPSCCQQSSCQPDCCTCSPCQPSCCVPVCCKPVCCVPVCCGASSSCCQQSSCEPSCCTCSPCQPSCCEPTCCEPLCCEPVCCTPICSGSSSCCQPSCCVPPVCCKPCSSVSLLCRPVCRPACCVPTSSCCASSCQPSCCKSCSSVSMLCHPACSRQVSCSLSSGQKSSC; this is encoded by the exons ATGGCCGCctccaccatgtctgtctgctccGACGCTTGTACTAACTCCTCCTGGCAGGTGGATGACTGCCCAGAGAGCTGCTGTGAGCCTACCTGCTGTGCCCCCAGCTACTGTGcccccagctgctgccagcccagctgctgtgtgCCCAGTTGCTGCCAACCCA CCCCCTGCATTACTCTTGTCTGTACCCCAGTGAGCTGTGTGTCCAGTCCCTGCTGCCAATCTTCCTGCAACAGCTGCTGCACACCCTCATGCTGCCAACAGTCTAGCTGCCAGCCCGATTGCTGCACCTGCTCCCCCTGCCAGCCTTCCTGCTGTGTGCCCGTTTGTTGCAAGCCTGTCTGCTGTGTGCCAGTCTGCTGTGGAGCTTCCTCCTCATGCTGCCAGCAGTCTAGCTGTGAGCCCTCTTGCTGCACCTGCTCCCCCTGCCAGCCGTCCTGCTGTGAACCCACATGCTGTGAGCCTTTGTGTTGTGAACCTGTCTGCTGCACGCCTATCTGCTCTGGATCCTCCTCATGCTGCCAGCCATCCTGCTGTGtgcct cctgtctgctgcaagccctgctccaGTGTGTCCCTGCTCTGCCGCCCTGTGTGCAGACCTGCCTGCTGTGTGCCCACCTCCTCCTGCTGTGCCTCCtcctgccagcccagctgctgcaaGTCCTGCTCCAGCGTGTCCATGCTCTGCCACCCAGCCTGCTCTAGACAAGTCAGCTGTAGCCTCTCTTCTGGCCAGAAGTCCAGCTGCTGA
- the LOC131926429 gene encoding keratin-associated protein 10-11-like isoform X3, with the protein MAASTMSVCSDACTNSSWQVDDCPESCCEPTCCAPSYCTSCCAPAPCITLVCTPVSCVSSPCCQSSCNSCCTPSCCQQSSCQPDCCTCSPCQPSCCVPVCCKPVCCVPVCCGASSSCCQQSSCEPSCCTCSPCQPSCCEPTCCEPLCCEPVCCTPICSGSSSCCQPSCCVPVCCKPVCCTPICSGSSSCCQQSSCQPSCCQSSCCAPPCSSVSLLCRPVCRPACCVPTSSCCASSCQPSCCKSCSSVSMLCHPACSRQVSCSLSSGQKSSC; encoded by the exons ATGGCCGCctccaccatgtctgtctgctccGACGCTTGTACTAACTCCTCCTGGCAGGTGGATGACTGCCCAGAGAGCTGCTGTGAGCCTACCTGCTGTGCCCCCAGCTACTGT ACCAGCTGCTGTGCCCCAGCCCCCTGCATTACTCTTGTCTGTACCCCAGTGAGCTGTGTGTCCAGTCCCTGCTGCCAATCTTCCTGCAACAGCTGCTGCACACCCTCATGCTGCCAACAGTCTAGCTGCCAGCCCGATTGCTGCACCTGCTCCCCCTGCCAGCCTTCCTGCTGTGTGCCCGTTTGTTGCAAGCCTGTCTGCTGTGTGCCAGTCTGCTGTGGAGCTTCCTCCTCATGCTGCCAGCAGTCTAGCTGTGAGCCCTCTTGCTGCACCTGCTCCCCCTGCCAGCCGTCCTGCTGTGAACCCACATGCTGTGAGCCTTTGTGTTGTGAACCTGTCTGCTGCACGCCTATCTGCTCTGGATCCTCCTCATGCTGCCAGCCATCCTGCTGTGtgcctgtctgctgcaagcctgtctgctgcaCACCCATCTGCTCTGGATCCTCCTCATGCTGCCAGCAGTCTAGCTGCCAGCCCTCATGCTGTCAATCCTCCTGCTGTGCTcct ccctgctccaGTGTGTCCCTGCTCTGCCGCCCTGTGTGCAGACCTGCCTGCTGTGTGCCCACCTCCTCCTGCTGTGCCTCCtcctgccagcccagctgctgcaaGTCCTGCTCCAGCGTGTCCATGCTCTGCCACCCAGCCTGCTCTAGACAAGTCAGCTGTAGCCTCTCTTCTGGCCAGAAGTCCAGCTGCTGA